One Filimonas effusa genomic window carries:
- a CDS encoding LytR/AlgR family response regulator transcription factor: MPLRVLLVEDEPANARNLEFMLHEADPSITIMDVLPGVEDTIAWFRKQPDGCDLVFMDIRLNDGLSFEVFDKVKVEQPVIFVTAYDNYALQAFKANGIDYILKPYDETEIRAALAKYNRLQGAGPVKADMGQLDALLKMMQQGATYYKQSFLVHFREKLLPLETARIAWFYTANEIVYACTSDKKQYAIEFTLEQLQTQLDPAQFFRANRQFIIQRSAIKEIELYFNGRLYLKLTPEPAEKVLISKARVPEFKTWMNY, encoded by the coding sequence ATGCCACTACGTGTATTATTAGTTGAAGATGAGCCGGCCAATGCCCGGAACCTGGAGTTTATGCTTCATGAGGCAGATCCTTCCATAACGATAATGGATGTGCTTCCTGGTGTTGAAGATACCATTGCTTGGTTCAGGAAACAACCTGATGGCTGTGATCTTGTATTTATGGATATAAGGTTGAACGATGGGCTTTCGTTTGAAGTATTCGATAAAGTGAAAGTAGAGCAGCCTGTTATTTTTGTTACGGCGTATGACAACTATGCCTTGCAGGCGTTTAAGGCCAATGGTATAGATTATATTCTGAAACCTTATGATGAAACTGAAATACGGGCGGCGCTTGCCAAGTATAACCGGTTACAGGGTGCCGGGCCGGTAAAAGCGGATATGGGCCAGTTGGATGCCTTGCTTAAAATGATGCAGCAGGGCGCTACTTATTACAAACAGTCTTTCCTGGTACATTTCCGTGAAAAGCTGCTGCCGTTGGAAACGGCGCGTATCGCCTGGTTTTATACGGCCAATGAAATTGTATATGCCTGTACCAGCGACAAGAAACAATATGCTATAGAGTTTACTCTTGAACAGTTGCAGACCCAGCTTGATCCAGCGCAGTTCTTTCGTGCCAACAGGCAGTTTATCATACAACGTAGTGCTATAAAGGAAATAGAGCTGTATTTTAACGGGCGTCTTTATTTGAAGCTTACGCCTGAACCGGCAGAGAAGGTACTTATCAGCAAGGCGCGCGTACCTGAATTCAAAACCTGGATGAATTACTGA
- a CDS encoding sensor histidine kinase: MIASKDEKRISIYCAVVVAVVVNIPRISALRTGGLVNRVSFFEPAEFCFQLGYNFLFCYAVFAVNLLYQSRFRLRLLHNVLLLLFGFALGAFLQRTIFDLQMPVRLYRAGYFGRFFICMAVELLMVRIFFLLREMRAKEVEAEQARTRFAKAELELMKQQLNPHFFFNSLSTLSGIVREDPARAQRFISVLSKTFRNLLQKKDAVVSLRDELQDLQLYRELLYMRFENSISVMIQIPEEWMDKKLPHLSLQPLIENAAKHNKATEAAPLLIQLFIKEERLWVQNNLQPLGFVQEQSGTGLFNLNERCRILLGREITIRRNDSHFIVILPFE; this comes from the coding sequence ATGATAGCAAGTAAGGACGAAAAAAGGATCAGCATTTACTGCGCCGTGGTGGTGGCTGTAGTGGTGAACATTCCGCGCATCTCTGCCTTGCGTACCGGGGGGCTTGTCAACAGGGTATCTTTTTTTGAACCTGCTGAATTTTGTTTTCAACTGGGATATAATTTTTTATTCTGTTATGCGGTTTTTGCCGTTAACCTGTTATACCAGTCGCGTTTTCGTTTGCGCCTGCTTCATAATGTATTGCTGTTGCTGTTTGGTTTTGCGCTGGGTGCTTTTCTTCAAAGAACGATATTTGATCTCCAGATGCCGGTACGGCTGTACAGGGCCGGCTATTTCGGGCGTTTTTTTATATGCATGGCGGTAGAACTGCTGATGGTTCGGATCTTTTTTTTACTGCGCGAAATGAGAGCCAAAGAGGTAGAAGCGGAACAGGCCCGTACCAGGTTTGCGAAGGCCGAACTGGAGTTGATGAAGCAGCAACTTAACCCTCATTTTTTCTTCAACTCGCTTAGTACGCTTTCAGGTATCGTGCGCGAAGATCCGGCCAGGGCGCAGCGTTTTATAAGCGTGCTATCGAAAACTTTCCGTAACCTGCTTCAGAAAAAAGATGCGGTAGTAAGTTTGAGAGATGAGTTACAGGATCTCCAGCTTTACAGGGAACTGTTATATATGCGGTTTGAAAACAGCATTAGTGTCATGATCCAGATCCCGGAAGAATGGATGGATAAAAAGCTGCCGCATCTTTCATTGCAGCCGCTTATTGAAAATGCTGCTAAACACAATAAGGCTACAGAGGCGGCGCCGCTTCTTATACAATTATTTATAAAAGAAGAGAGGCTATGGGTGCAAAACAATCTGCAGCCGCTTGGTTTTGTGCAGGAGCAAAGTGGAACAGGCCTGTTTAATCTTAACGAGCGATGCCGTATCTTATTAGGCAGGGAAATCACCATTCGCAGGAACGATAGTCATTTTATTGTTATTTTACCATTCGAATAA